In Streptomyces sp. TLI_146, the genomic stretch GACAAGTTGACGGATTCGGTGCACCGCGGCGAGGTACTCGGTGCCGAGAAGCGGATGCGGATCGAGCAACTGGAGACGAAGGCGCTGGAGGAGCTGGGGGTGGAGCCGGCCGGGCTGGTCGCCGAGTACGGCCCCGACCAGCCGGTGCCCCCCTCCCCGGCCGCCGAGGGAGAGGAGCTGCCCGAGGACCCGGACCACCCGCGCAACCGGCCCCGGAGTTTCGACCGCGCGGATCAGGAAAAGCGACTGAGGTCAGCCGAACGGGCGTACCAGCAGCTGGGAAAGGTCAACCCGCTCGCGCTGGAGGAGTTCGCGGCCCTGGAAGAGCGGCACCAGTTCCTCTCCGAGCAGTTGGAGGACCTGAAGAAGACCCGGGCCGACCTTCTTCAGGTGGTGAAGGAGGTGGACGAGCGCGTCGAGCAGGTCTTCACGGAGGCGTACCGGGACACGGCCAGGGAGTTCGAGGGCGTCTTCTCGCGGCTCTTCCCGGGCGGCGAGGGGCGGCTGATCCTGACCGACCCGTCCAACATGCTCACCACCGGCGTGGACGTGGAGGCGCGGCCGCCGGGCAAGAAGGTGAAGCGGCTCTCGCTGCTCTCGGGCGGTGAGCGGTCGCTGACGGCCGTGGCGCTGCTGGTGTCGATCTTCAAGGCGCGGCCGAGCCCGTTCTACGTGATGGACGAGGTCGAGGCGGCCCTCGACGACACCAACCTCCAGCGGCTCATCCGGATCATGCAGGAGCTCCAGGAGTCCTCGCAGCTGATCGTGATCACGCACCAGAAGCGGACGATGGAGGTCGCGGACGCGCTGTACGGCGTATCCATGCAGGGTGACGGCGTCTCCAAGGTCATCAGCCAGCGACTTCGTTAGATCACCGCTAGCTGATCTTCAAGACTTGAACAAGTGCGACACGCAAGGGTCGCTCAACTCACAGGTCTGCCCCTATTGACTTCGAAACTTGAAGGCATAGTCTCTGCAACGTTGCTTTTACCTTCAAGTGGTGGGTGACCTGAAGTTGTGCGCCACTTGAAGTGCCCCCAACGCCCGGCGACGCTGCCGGGCGGCCCCAGGAGTTCACGTGACCAGCACTACGCAGCCACCGGCCTCGGGAGCCCGTACGGCGCACCCCGAGCACCTCGCCCACGTCGTCTTCATCGCGGCGGCGGCAGCGATGGGCGGCTTCCTCTTCGGTTACGACAGCGCCGTGATCAACGGCGCCGTCGAGGCCATCAGAGGCCGTTACGACATCGGCTCCGCGGCGCTCGCCCAGGTCATCGCGATCGCCCTGATCGGCTGTGCGATCGGTGCCGCCACCGCGGGCCGGATCGCCGACCGCATCGGCCGCATCCGCTGCATGCAGATCGCCTCCGTGCTCTTCACCATCAGCGCCGTCGGCTCCGCGCTCCCCTTCGCGCTGTGGGACCTGGCCTTCTGGCGCATCATCGGCGGCTTCGCCATCGGTATGGCCTCGGTCATCGGCCCGGCCTACATCGCCGAGGTCGCCCCCGCCGCGTACCGCGGGCGGCTCGGCTCCTTCCAGCAGGCCGCCATCGTCATCGGCATCGCGATCTCGCAGCTGGTCAACTGGGGCATCCTCAACGCCGCCGGCGGCGACCAGCGCGGCGAGCTGATGGGCCTGGAGGCCTGGCAGGTCATGCTCGGCGTGATGGTCATCCCGGCCGTCCTGTACGGCCTGCTCTCCTTCGCCATCCCCGAGTCGCCGCGCTTCCTGATCTCCGTCGGCCGCGACGCGCGCGCCCGTGAGGTGCTCAAGGAGGTCGAGGGCGAGCACATCGACCTCGACGCCCGCGTCGCCGAGATCGAGCACGCCATGAAGAGCGAGCACAAGTCGTCCTTCAAGGACCTGCTCGGCGGCTCGTTCTTCTTCAAGCCGATCGTCTGGGTCGGCATCGGTCTGTCGGTCTTCCAGCAGTTCGTCGGCATCAACGTCGCGTTCTACTACTCCTCGACGCTGTGGCAGTCGGTCGGCGTCGACCCGACGCAGTCGTTCTTCTACTCGTTCACCACGTCGATCATCAACATCATCGGCACCGTGATCGCGATGATCTTCGTCGACCGGATCGGCCGCAGGCCGCTGGCGCTCATCGGCTCGGTCGGCATGGCCCTCGGCCTCGCCCTGGAGGCCTGGGCGTTCAGTTACGACCTCGTCGACGGCAAGCTGCCCGCCACCCAGGGCTGGGTCGCCCTGGTCGCCGCCCATGTCTTCGTGCTCTTCTTCGCCCTGTCCTGGGGCGTGGTGGTCTGGGTCTTCCTCGGCGAGATGTTCCCGAACCGGATCCGCGCCGCGGCCCTCGGCGTCGCCGCCTCCGCGCAGTGGATCGCCAACTGGGCCATCACCGCGAGCTTCCCGTCGCTGGCCGACTGGAACCTCTCCGCGACCTACGTGATCTACACGATCTTCGCCGCCCTCTCGATCCCCTTCGTACTGAAGTACGTGAAGGAGACCAAGGGCAAGGCGTTGGAGGAGATGGGCTAAAACCCCGCTGCCCTCTCTCCTCGACACACGTACTGCCCCGGCTCACCCATGGAGCCGGGGCAGTACGTCGTCCGTGAACAGGCGCAGGCTGCGCCACCCCTCCTCCAGCGGCATCCCGCCGCACAGCGGGTGCAGCACGAGGCTCTCGGCGCCGAGCGCGGCGCACTCGTCCGGCGTCACGATCCGGTAGACGCCTTCGGCGCGCAGCTGCGCCACGGTCGCGGCCGTGGACCGCACCGCCGAGCGGATGTCCTTGGACTGCCAGGACGCGTACATCCGCGCCTCGTGCAGGAAGTGCTCCCCGTACAGTGCCCAGGCCCGGTCCGGGTCCTCGCTCAGATGCAGCAGCGGGGTCTTCTCGGCGGGCATCATCGTCCAGCCCTCGGTGCCGTGCAGGGCCAGCTGCTCGCGGTAGTACGCCTCCAGGTCCGGCAGATGGGCGCTCGGGAAGAACGGCAGCCCCAGCCGGGCCGCCCGCCGGGCCGCCGCCTTCGAGGAGCCGCCGACGAGCAGCATCGGGTGCGGCTGGGTGAACGGGCGCGGAGTGACCCGTACGGTACGGCCCTCGTAGGTGAACGGCTCGCCCGTCCAGGCCTTGAGCAGCGTCTCCAGGAGCAGGTCCTGGAGCTTGCCGCGCCTGCCCCACTCGACGCCCGCCTGCTCGTACTCCTCGGGCCGGTAGCCGATCCCCGCGACCGTCACCAGGCGCCCGCCGCTGAGCAGGTCCAGGACCGCGATGTCCTCGGCCAGCCGCAGCGGGTCGTAGAGCGGGCCGATGATCGCGGAGACGGTGACCGCGATCCGGCTGGTGGCCCCGAAGACCGCGCCCGCGAAGGCGAACGGGGAGGGCAGCCAGCCGTTGCCGGTGCCGTGGTGCTCCTCGGTCTGCACGGTGTCCACGCCGTGCGCGTCGGCGTACGCGGCCATCTCCACCGCGGCGCGGTAGCGGGCCGACAGGGTCTCGGGCGGCTCGTGCGGGGCCACCAGGTTCATCCGTACGACCGTGAACGGCATGGGAAGTCCCCCTCCGCCGGGCTGGATCCGGTGGAGGGGGACGGTAGCTGACGAGGCGTCAGACAGCCAGGGGTGCGCGCTCCTCGTCCGCTTCGTCCGACCCGGCCGGGGCCGGCACGGCGGGCTTCGGCAGGACCACGTACAGCACGCCCGAGACCACGATGGTGGCCACCCAGCCCAGGCCGTACTCGCCGACCGGGTTGTTGGCGGCGAGCGGGCCGGTGAACCAGTCCGAGGTGGTGAAGAGCAGGCCCGAGCCGAGGCCGATCGCCCAGGCGGCGACGGCGGCGGGGGAGAAGCCGCCCGTGTACCAGTAGGCGCTGGTGGGGGTGGTGTCGAGCAGCGCCTTCGCGTCGTACTCGGTGCGCCGCAGCATGTCCGCGCCGAAGACGCCGACCCAGGCGGAGAAGGCGACGGCGAGCAGCGAGAGGAAGGCGATGAAGGAGCCCATGAAGCTCTTGGCGACCAGCATCAGGACGCCGCCGAAGGCCAGCGAGATCACGGCGTTGACCGAGACCGCCCAGTGGCGCGGGATCCTGAAGCCGAGGGTCTGCGCGGTGAAGCCCGCCGAGTACATCGACATCGAGTTGATCAGCACCATGCCGACCAGGGCGATCAGCAGGTACGGCACCGCGATCCACAGCGGCAGGATCTCGCCCAGGAAGGAGACCGGGTCCGCGGCCGAGGCGAGGTCCGGCGTGGAGACCGCCATGACCGCGCCCATCAGGACCATCGGCAGCACGACGATCCCGGCGCCTCCGACGGAGCTCGCGACCATGGCCTTGGAGGAGGCCGTGCGCGGCAGGTAGCGGGTGAAGTCCGGGGCCGAGGGGATCCAGCTCACGCCGCCCGCGGCGATCAGACCGGTGCCCGCCACCATCAGCGACATCTTGCCCGCCGGGCGGTCGAAGACCGCGCTCCAGTCGGTGTTCATGGCCAGGTAGACCAGCACGAGCACGGAGAACGCGCCGAACAGATAGGTCGCGTACTTGTTGCACTTCTGCACGACGTTGATGCCGAGGCCCGAGATCGCGAAGGTCGTCACCACGAAGAGCAGCAGCGTCACGATGATCAGGAAGGTGTTGCTCTTCACGCCGAACAGGATGTCCAGGACGGTCAGCATCGCGTAGGCGCCGGTGACCGCGTTGATGGTCTCCCAGCCCCAGCGGGCGACCCAGATCAGCGCGCCGGGCAGCAGGTTGCCGCGCTGGCCGAAGACCGCGCGCGAGAGCGCCATGCCGGGGGCGCCACCGCGCTTGCCCGCGATCGAGATGAGCCCCACGAGGCCGTAGCTGACGAGCGGCGCGCAGACCGCGACGACGATCGCCTGCCAGAAGTTCAGCCCGTACGACACGACGAGGCTGGCGCCCATCGTGAGCAGCAGCACGCTGATGTTGGCGGCGACCCAGGTCGGGAAGAGGTCTCTGGTTCTGGCGGTGCGCTCGTTGTCGGGGACGGGCTCCAGGCCACGGGTTTCCAGTGCGCCTTCGGACTGGGATGTGGTGCTCATGAGGTGCTTGTTGCCTCTCGCTCGGCCCTGGCGGGGGCCGTGTGGGGGTCATCTCGGGGGACTCTACGCGCGTTGACGCCTCCCCCTCCATCGTAACTTAATACGACGATTGCCCCATAATTCCCTTTGATCTTCATGCGAAGACACGACCGGGGCCCCTCGGCGGCCCATGACTGATACTGGGGACGTTATGGAATTCGTCATCCTTGCTGTAGTCATCGCCCTGGTCGCGGTCGGCGTGATCAGCGGGCTCGTGGTCAGCGGTCGCAAGAAGAAGCAGCTGCCGCCCACGGCGCCCACGTCCACGCCGACCATCACTGCCCCGCCCGCCGAGCCCCACGTCGGCGAAGACGCCGCGGAGACGGCGGAGGAGCAACGCCGCACGATCGAGGAGGTCGCCCTCCCCGAGGCCCCGGCGAGCCCCGTCGTGGTCGAGGAGGCGCTTCCCGAGGCGCCCGCCGCGCCCGAGATCGAGGTGCCCGAGCCGACGGCCGGCCGCCTCGTACGGCTGCGCGCCCGGCTCGCCCGCTCCCAGAACTCGCTGGGCAAGGGGCTGCTCACGCTGCTCTCCCGGGACAACCTCGACGAGGACACCTGGGAGGAGATCGAGGACACCCTGCTCACCGCGGACGTGGGCGTCGCCCCGACCCAGGAGCTCGTCGAGCGGCTGCGCGAGCGCGTCCGCGTCCTCGGCACCCGCACCCCCGCCGAGCTGCGCACCCTGCTGCGCGAGGAGCTCGTCGCGATCCTCGGCCCGGACTTCGACCGCACGGTGAAGACCGAGGGCGGCGCGGAGACCCCCGGCGTCGTGATGGTCGTCGGCGTCAACGGCACCGGCAAGACCACCACCACCGGCAAGCTCGCGCGCGTCCTCGTCGCCGACGGCAAGTCGGTCGTTCTGGGCGCGGCGGACACCTTCCGCGCGGCCGCCGCCGACCAGCTGCAGACCTGGGGCGAGCGCGTCGGCGCCCGTACCGTGCGCGGCCCCGAGGGCGGCGACCCGGCGTCGATCGCCTTCGACGCGGTCAAGGAGGGCATCGCGGAGGGCGCGGACGTCGTCCTCATCGACACCGCGGGCCGGCTGCACACCAAGACCGGGCTCATGGACGAGCTCGGCAAGGTCAAGCGCGTCGTGGAGAAGCACGGGCCGCTGGACGAGGTGCTGCTGGTCCTGGACGCCACCACCGGGCAGAACGGGCTGGTCCAGGCCCGCGTGTTCGCCGAGGTCGTCGACATCACGGGCATCGTCCTGACCAAGCTCGACGGCACCGCCAAGGGCGGCATCGTCATCGCCGTCCAGCGCGAGCTGGGCGTGCCGGTCAAGCTGGTCGGGCTCGGCGAGGGCGCGGACGACCTGGCGCCGTTCGAGCCGGGGGCGTTCGTGGACGCGCTCATCGGGGACTAGGGCGCCCACTGTCCGGGGGCCGTGTGGTGCATGGCGGCCGCGGGCCTTCTGTGGCTGGTCGCCCAGTTCCCCGCGCCCCTGGGCATAACGGGCTTGCCGCCCGATGAAGGGCCCCGCCTCTGTGGCGGGGCCCTTTCGTCTTCCTCCCTACGACGGCGCCCGGTGGCAGATGTACGCCAGCGTGCCCAGCAGCAAACGGGCCTCCGGGGGGCGCGTCGCCGTGTCCAGGGACGGCGGGCGCAGCCAGCGGACGTCCGCCGACGGGGGAGCCGGTACGTACTCCCCGGGGCCCGGGCAGACCAGGTCCAGGTCGGCGTCGTCCCAGCCCATCCGGTAGAGCAGGCGCGGCAGTTCGGCCGCGGCCCCCGGCGCCACGAAGAAGTGCGTGCGGCCCGCCGGGGTGGTCGAGACCGGGCCGAGCGGCAGCCCCATCCGCTCCAGGCGCACCAGCGCCCGCCGCCCCGCGGGCGCCGCCACGTCCAGGATGTCGAAGCTGCGGCCCACCGGCAGCAGCACCGCCGCCCCCGGGCACTCCGCCCACGCCTTGCCGACCTCGTCCAGGGTGGCGCCCGCCGGGATCTCCGGCGCGAAGCCCAGCGGGTGCGCCCCCGGCGCCGGGCAGCCCGGCTCGCCGCACGAGCACTGGCCGGAGAGCGCGCGGGCCCCCGGGGCGACGTCCCAGCCCCACAGTCCCGTGTACTCCGCCACCGCGGTGACCTCGGTCGCGCGGCCGCGACGCCGCGAGCCGGGCCGGATTTCGCGGATCC encodes the following:
- a CDS encoding sugar porter family MFS transporter, coding for MTSTTQPPASGARTAHPEHLAHVVFIAAAAAMGGFLFGYDSAVINGAVEAIRGRYDIGSAALAQVIAIALIGCAIGAATAGRIADRIGRIRCMQIASVLFTISAVGSALPFALWDLAFWRIIGGFAIGMASVIGPAYIAEVAPAAYRGRLGSFQQAAIVIGIAISQLVNWGILNAAGGDQRGELMGLEAWQVMLGVMVIPAVLYGLLSFAIPESPRFLISVGRDARAREVLKEVEGEHIDLDARVAEIEHAMKSEHKSSFKDLLGGSFFFKPIVWVGIGLSVFQQFVGINVAFYYSSTLWQSVGVDPTQSFFYSFTTSIINIIGTVIAMIFVDRIGRRPLALIGSVGMALGLALEAWAFSYDLVDGKLPATQGWVALVAAHVFVLFFALSWGVVVWVFLGEMFPNRIRAAALGVAASAQWIANWAITASFPSLADWNLSATYVIYTIFAALSIPFVLKYVKETKGKALEEMG
- a CDS encoding LLM class flavin-dependent oxidoreductase; this encodes MPFTVVRMNLVAPHEPPETLSARYRAAVEMAAYADAHGVDTVQTEEHHGTGNGWLPSPFAFAGAVFGATSRIAVTVSAIIGPLYDPLRLAEDIAVLDLLSGGRLVTVAGIGYRPEEYEQAGVEWGRRGKLQDLLLETLLKAWTGEPFTYEGRTVRVTPRPFTQPHPMLLVGGSSKAAARRAARLGLPFFPSAHLPDLEAYYREQLALHGTEGWTMMPAEKTPLLHLSEDPDRAWALYGEHFLHEARMYASWQSKDIRSAVRSTAATVAQLRAEGVYRIVTPDECAALGAESLVLHPLCGGMPLEEGWRSLRLFTDDVLPRLHG
- a CDS encoding cytosine permease; protein product: MSTTSQSEGALETRGLEPVPDNERTARTRDLFPTWVAANISVLLLTMGASLVVSYGLNFWQAIVVAVCAPLVSYGLVGLISIAGKRGGAPGMALSRAVFGQRGNLLPGALIWVARWGWETINAVTGAYAMLTVLDILFGVKSNTFLIIVTLLLFVVTTFAISGLGINVVQKCNKYATYLFGAFSVLVLVYLAMNTDWSAVFDRPAGKMSLMVAGTGLIAAGGVSWIPSAPDFTRYLPRTASSKAMVASSVGGAGIVVLPMVLMGAVMAVSTPDLASAADPVSFLGEILPLWIAVPYLLIALVGMVLINSMSMYSAGFTAQTLGFRIPRHWAVSVNAVISLAFGGVLMLVAKSFMGSFIAFLSLLAVAFSAWVGVFGADMLRRTEYDAKALLDTTPTSAYWYTGGFSPAAVAAWAIGLGSGLLFTTSDWFTGPLAANNPVGEYGLGWVATIVVSGVLYVVLPKPAVPAPAGSDEADEERAPLAV
- the ftsY gene encoding signal recognition particle-docking protein FtsY, which produces MEFVILAVVIALVAVGVISGLVVSGRKKKQLPPTAPTSTPTITAPPAEPHVGEDAAETAEEQRRTIEEVALPEAPASPVVVEEALPEAPAAPEIEVPEPTAGRLVRLRARLARSQNSLGKGLLTLLSRDNLDEDTWEEIEDTLLTADVGVAPTQELVERLRERVRVLGTRTPAELRTLLREELVAILGPDFDRTVKTEGGAETPGVVMVVGVNGTGKTTTTGKLARVLVADGKSVVLGAADTFRAAAADQLQTWGERVGARTVRGPEGGDPASIAFDAVKEGIAEGADVVLIDTAGRLHTKTGLMDELGKVKRVVEKHGPLDEVLLVLDATTGQNGLVQARVFAEVVDITGIVLTKLDGTAKGGIVIAVQRELGVPVKLVGLGEGADDLAPFEPGAFVDALIGD
- a CDS encoding bifunctional DNA primase/polymerase — encoded protein: MGFTIGGSRGIREIRPGSRRRGRATEVTAVAEYTGLWGWDVAPGARALSGQCSCGEPGCPAPGAHPLGFAPEIPAGATLDEVGKAWAECPGAAVLLPVGRSFDILDVAAPAGRRALVRLERMGLPLGPVSTTPAGRTHFFVAPGAAAELPRLLYRMGWDDADLDLVCPGPGEYVPAPPSADVRWLRPPSLDTATRPPEARLLLGTLAYICHRAPS